A single Vanacampus margaritifer isolate UIUO_Vmar chromosome 14, RoL_Vmar_1.0, whole genome shotgun sequence DNA region contains:
- the plrg1 gene encoding pleiotropic regulator 1, which yields MTEDVQKHSVHTLVFRSLKRTHDMFVSDQAKYIALDEQSHKLKMAVKLKADYDAVLHMPVLKEVKERVSQSAGNSQLQLAYTQPVSDDPEYVITGTHAYPSGPGVALSADTKIHRNPSEAAVHSMALALPASQASQDGSRTAASVADIHRHAGAAERSQPPSTALAVTEIGIGGGGIGGGSRTSALMRRAPTMPKPQWHPPWKLFRVISGHLGWVRSIAVEPGNQWFVTGSADRTIKIWDLASGKLKLSLTGHISTVRGVAVSSRSPYLFSCGEDKQVKCWDLEYNKVIRHYHGHLSAVYGLDLHPTIDVLVTCSRDATARVWDIRSKANAHTLTGHTNTVATVRCQAAEPQVITGSHDSTIRLWDLIAGKTRATLTNHKKSVRSVVLHPRQYTFASGSADNIKQWMFPDGKFIQNLSGHNAIINTLAVNSDGVLVSGADNGTIHMWDWRTGYNFQRIHAAVQPGSLDSESGIFACVFDNSESRLITAEADKTIKVYKEDDGATEESHPVNWKPEILKRKRF from the exons ATGACTGAG GACGTCCAGAAGCACTCGGTCCACACGCTGGTCTTTCGCTCGCTCAAGAGGACTCATGACATGTTTGTGTCCGACCAAGCCAAGTACATTGCATTGGACGAACAAAG TCACAAGCTGAAGATGGCGGTGAAATTGAAAGCCGACTACGACGCCGTCCTGCACATGCCGGTCTTGAAGGAGGTCAAAGAGCGCGTGTCGCAGTCTGCCGGCAACTCGCAGCTTCAGCTCGCCTACACGCAGCCTG TGTCCGATGACCCGGAGTACGTGATCACCGGGACACACGCGTACCCGTCTGGACCAG GAGTGGCGCTGAGCGCCGACACCAAGATCCACAGGAACCCCAGCGAGGCCGCCGTCCACTCCATGGCGTTGGCGCTGCCGGCGTCGCAGGCCAG CCAAGATGGCAGCCGCACCGCCGCCAGCGTGGCAGACATCCATCGGCACGCCGGGGCAGCGGAGCGATCTCAGCCGCCTTCCACCGCGCTG GCAGTCACGGAAATCGgcatcggcggcggcggcatcgGCGGCGGCAGCAGGACGTCTGCGCTCATGAGGCGAGCGCCCACCATGCCCAAGCCTCAGTGGCACCCGCCATGGAAACTCTTCCGG GTCATCAGCGGTCACCTGGGCTGGGTGCGCTCCATCGCCGTGGAGCCCGGCAATCAGTGGTTTGTCACCGGCTCTGCTGACAGAACCATAAAG ATCTGGGACTTGGCCAGCGGGAAGCTGAAGCTCTCGCTGACGGGCCACATCAGCACCGTCCGCGGCGTGGCGGTCAGCAGTCGCAGCCCTTACCTGTTCTCCTGCGGCGAGGACAAGCAGGTCAAGTGCTGGGATCTGGAGTACAACAAG GTGATTCGCCACTACCACGGCCACCTGAGCGCCGTGTACGGCCTGGACCTGCACCCCACCATCGACGTGCTGGTGACGTGCAGCCGAGACGCCACGGCCAGG GTGTGGGACATCCGGTCCAAAGCCAACGCGCACACGCTGACCGGTCACACCAACACGGTGGCCACCGTCCGCTGTCAGGCTGCCGAGCCGCAAGTCATTACCG GGAGCCACGACTCCACCATCAGGTTGTGGGATTTAATTGCCGGCAAAACCAGAGCCACGTTGACCAATCACAAGAAGTCTGTCAGGAGCGTCGTGCTGCATCCTCGACA GTACACGTTTGCCTCGGGTTCGGCCGACAACATCAAACAGTGGATGTTCCCGGACGGCAAGTTCATTCAGAACCTCTCGGGACACAACGCCATCATCAACACGCTGGCCGTCAACTCTGACGGCGTTCTGGTCTCCGGAG CGGACAACGGGACCATCCACATGTGGGACTGGAGGACGGGCTACAACTTCCAGCGCATCCACGCCGCCGTGCAGCCGGGCTCCCTGGACAGCGAGTCGGGCATCTTCGCTTGCGTCTTCGACAACTCCGAAAGTCGTCTGATCACGGCCGAAGCCGACAAGACCATCAAAGTGTACAAAGAGGACGACGGCGCC ACGGAAGAGAGCCACCCGGTCAACTGGAAGCCCGAAATCCTGAAGAGAAAGAGATTCTAA
- the LOC144034175 gene encoding uncharacterized protein LOC144034175 has translation MCARRTAEELCEPQDDEEPQQRRQAEVERLDAVCETQQPRVALRTAGVGEKCPGPAQQEALSLPVQAEVEEQESPRIKEEETQGPRHIKEEEQEEDVTKLPPAAVALKSEDDEDEEDEGPSSSSSTTEQSPAEEMLVPLSGDDHATSNSPNIHDDDDDDDDEESEGGHVTCHTDDKRWKCSQCEKTYVYKGSLKHHMRTHTGEKPYACSLCAKRFSKRRLLILHTRTHTGEKPFACAVCGQSFSQKGSLSTHMRTHTGEKPFACSFCGKSFSHKRSLTTHTRTHTGEKPFACSACGKRFSEKGSLKRHAATHTRERWFACSDCGQRFPHKEDLKVHARTHAGEKLYTCAVCGNTFFNKGNLTTHSRIHAGERPFTAEYQEEVCGAKDDGEKLPRTADVGEKYSETGQQEAPSLPVQGEEEKPRPPRIKEEEEEEDVTQLSSAALTLKSEDEDEGPSEGAEPPKRSRSSAQGGGPSPADALLAPLSDSDDAKSCSRRTHDDDDDESEGHAKGHADDKRWKCCECGKTYSSKSSLKQHMRMHTGEKPFACSLCAKRFSQKGSLIIHTRTHTGEKPFACSFCAKRFSEKGSLKLHTRTHTGASSLVCAVCGQRFAQKEDLKVHTRTHANWKPYLCTICGESFAANKYLREHSTTHTGEKPYTCGVCGKSFFNKGNLITHTRMHAKERPFACLDCDQRFCQKEDLEEHARTHAGEKAYACAVCGNSFLNKGHLTTHTRIHAGERPFACSDCDQTFTRRDHLASHARTHARQPAL, from the exons ATGTGCGCGAGAAGGACAGCGGAGGAACTTTGCGAGCCACAAGACGACGAGGAGCCTCAACAACGTCGACAAGCGGAAGTTGAACGACTCGACGCCGTTTGCGAGACGCAGCAGCCAAGAGTTGCGCTTCGCACAGCAG GCGTTGGTGAAAAATGTCCTGGTCCTGCCCAGCAGGAGGCGCTGTCTCTTCCCGTTCAAGCGGAAGTGGAGGAGCAGGAGTCGCCTCgcataaaagaagaagagacaCAAGGGCCTCGTCACATCAAGGAGGAAGAGCAGGAGGAGGACGTCACCAAGTTGCCCCCTGCTGCTGTCGCTCTCAAgagtgaagatgatgaagacgaAGAAGATGAAGGTCCGAGCAGCAGCAGCTCGACAACAGAACAATCACCGGCAGAAGAAATGTTGGTGCCGCTGTCAGGCGATGACCACGCAACGTCCAACTCTCCTAAcatccatgatgatgatgatgatgatgatgatgaagagtcCGAAGGTGGTCATGTGACGTGCCACACCGACGACAAACGCTGGAAATGTTCCCAGTGCGAGAAAACGTACGTCTACAAGGGCAGTTTAAAACATCACATGAGAAcgcacaccggagagaaacCTTACGCATGCTCACTTTGCGCCAAAAGATTTTCCAAGAGGAGACTCTTAATACTGCACACAAGAacgcacactggagagaaaccttttgcctgcgcAGTTTGCGGTCAAAGTTTCTCCCAGAAAGGAAGTTTGAGCACTCACATGAGAACTCAcaccggagagaaaccttttgcatgCTCCTTTTGCGGCAAAAGCTTCTCCCACAAGAGAAGTTTAACGACACACACCAGAAcgcacaccggagagaaaccttttgcctgctcggCTTGCGGAAAAAGATTTTCcgagaagggaagcttaaaacgACACGCCGCAACGCACACCCGAGAGAGATGGTTTGCCTGCTCGGATTGTGGTCAAAGGTTCCCTCACAAGGAAGATTTAAAAGTGCACGCCAGGACGCACGCTGGCGAGAAACTTTACACGTGCGCAGTTTGTGGCAACACTTTCTTTAATAAGGGAAATTTGACGACGCACAGCCGAATACACGCCGGCGAGCGACCTTTT ACAGCAGAGTACCAGGAAGAAGTTTGTGGAGCAAAAGACGACGGCGAGAAGCTACCACGCACCGCAG ATGTTGGTGAGAAATATTCTGAAACTGGCCAGCAGGAGGCGCCGTCCCTTCCCGTTCAAGGGGAAGAGGAGAAACCAAGGCCTCCTCGCatcaaagaagaagaggaggaggaggacgtcACCCAGTTGTCCTCCGCTGCTCTCACTCTCAAgagtgaagatgaagatgaaggtcCGAGCGAAGGGGCGGAGCCTCCGAAGCGCAGCCGCAGCTCAGCACAAGGTGGCGGGCCATCACCGGCAGACGCACTCTTGGCGCCGCTATCAGATAGTGACGATGCAAAGTCATGCTCTCGTCGCActcatgacgacgacgacgacgagtcTGAAGGTCACGCGAAGGGTCACGCAGACGACAAACGCTGGAAATGTTGCGAGTGCGGCAAAACGTATTCTTCCAAGAGCAGTTTGAAACAACACATGAGAatgcacactggagagaaaccgtTTGCATGCTCGCTGTGCGCCAAAAGATTCTCCCAGAAGGGAAGCTTAATCATACACACCCGAAcgcacaccggagagaaacCGTTTGCGTGTTCGTTTTGCGCCAAAAGATTTTCagagaagggaagcttaaaactGCACACGCGAACGCACACGGGGGCGTCGTCGTTGGTCTGCGCAGTTTGCGGTCAGAGATTCGCTCAGAAGGAAGATTTAAAAGTGCACACGAGGACGCACGCTAATTGGAAACCTTATTTGTGCACAATTTGTGGCGAAAGTTTTGCCGCAAACAAATATTTGAGAGAGCACTCCACAACGCACACCGGCGAGAAACCGTACACGTGCGGCGTTTGCGGCAAAAGCTTCTTCAATAAGGGAAATTTGATCACGCACACAAGAATGCACGCCAAAGAGCGACCTTTTGCGTGCTTAGATTGCGACCAAAGATTCTGTCAAAAGGAAGATTTGGAAGAACACGCGAGGACGCACGCCGGCGAGAAGGCGTACGCGTGCGCCGTTTGCGGCAACAGTTTCCTCAACAAGGGACATTTGACCACGCACACCAGGATCCACGCCGGGGAGAGACCCTTCGCCTGCTCCGACTGCGACCAGACCTTCACTCGGAGAGACCATTTGGCGAGCCACGCGCGAACGCACGCGCGCCAACCCGCGCTCTGA
- the actr1b gene encoding actin related protein 1B: protein MESYDILANQPVVIDNGSGVIKAGFAGDQIPKYCFPNYVGRPKHVRVMAGALEGDLFIGPKAEEHRGLLSVRYPMEHGIVKDWNDMERIWQYVYSKEQLQTFSEEHPVLLTEAPLNPSKNREKAAEVFFETFNVPALFISMQAVLSLYATGRTTGVVLDSGDGVTHVVPIYEGFAIPHSIMRVDIAGRDVSRYLRLLLRKEGYNFNTSAEFEVVRTIKERACYLSLNPQKDETLETEKAQYVLPDGSALNIGPARFRAPELLFRPDLVGDESSGIHEVLAYAIQKSDMDLRRTLFSTIVLCGGSTLIKGFGERLLTEVKKLAPKDVKIKISAPQERLYSTWIGGSILASLDTFKKMWVSKREYEEDRARAIHRKTF, encoded by the exons ggTTCAGGAGTCATCAAGGCTGGTTTTGCTGGAGACCAGATCCCCAAATATTGTTTTCCCAACTA TGTTGGTCGTCCCAAACATGTGCGCGTCATGGCGGGCGCCTTGGAGGGAGACCTTTTTATCGGACCCAAAGCAGAG GAGCACCGCGGGCTGCTGTCGGTGCGCTACCCGATGGAACACGGCATCGTGAAGGACTGGAACGACATGGAGAGGATCTGGCAATACGTTTACTCCAAGGAGCAGCTGCAGACCTTCTCCGAGGAG CATCCTGTTCTTCTGACCGAAGCTCCTCTCAACCCCAGCAAGAACCGCGAGAAGGCCGCCGAGGTCTTCTTTGAGACTTTCAACGTTCCCGCGCTCTTCATCTCCATGCAGGCCGTGCTCAGCTT GTACGCCACGGGACGCACCACGGGCGTGGTGCTGGACTCGGGCGACGGCGTGACGCACGTGGTGCCCATCTACGAGGGCTTCGCCATCCCGCACTCCATCATGCGCGTGGACATCGCCGGCAGGGACGTGTCGCGCTACCTGCGCCTGCTCCTGCGCAAGGAAGGCTACAACTTCAACACCTCGGCCGAGTTCGAGGTGGTGCGCACCATCAAGGAG AGGGCGTGCTACCTGTCGCTGAACCCCCAGAAGGACGAGACGCTGGAGACGGAGAAGGCTCAGTACGTCCTCCCCGACGGGAGCGCCTTAAAC ATCGGCCCCGCCCGCTTCCGCGCCCCCGAGCTGCTGTTCCGGCCCGACCTGGTGGGCGACGAGAGTTCGGGCATCCACGAGGTCCTGGCCTACGCCATCCAGAAGTCCGACATGGACCTGCGGCGCACGCTCTTCTCCACCATCGTGCTGTGCGGGGGGTCCACGCTCATCAAAG GCTTTGGAGAGCGATTACTAACTGAAGTGAAGAAGCTTGCGCCCAAAGATGTCAAGATCAAG ATCTCCGCCCCCCAGGAGAGACTGTACTCCACGTGGATCGG AGGCTCCATCTTGGCGTCGTTGGACACCTTCAAGAAGATGTGGGTGTCCAAGCGGGAGTACGAGGAAGACCGAGCGCGCGCCATCCACAGGAAGACCTTCTAA